From a region of the Thermomicrobium roseum DSM 5159 genome:
- the pgl gene encoding 6-phosphogluconolactonase, whose translation MTCRVQVSDTTEEAVRQAAEAIVRILRDAIEERGWASLALAGGRTPRPLYLQLAQSPYRTAVQWGWIEWFWSDERPVPPDHPDSNYRLAVETLFSRITPPASRIHRLLTELDPREAARLYEATIRRVFGVDPPGIPRFDLILLGMGADGHIASLFPGTAALEEQQRLVVANEVPQLQATRLTFTPPLLRAARAILVLVTGEEKAPAVRDALEGPMDPKRHPAHLLRQVDGQVLWILDRAAASQLISHRESCGSSQPNADLA comes from the coding sequence ATGACGTGCCGTGTACAGGTGTCCGACACGACCGAGGAGGCAGTCAGGCAAGCCGCAGAAGCGATCGTGCGCATCCTCCGGGACGCTATCGAGGAGCGCGGCTGGGCCAGCCTGGCTTTGGCGGGTGGGCGAACACCGCGCCCGCTCTACCTGCAGCTCGCCCAGTCTCCCTACCGCACGGCCGTCCAGTGGGGATGGATTGAGTGGTTCTGGAGCGACGAGCGTCCCGTACCGCCCGATCATCCGGACAGCAATTATCGGCTCGCCGTCGAAACGCTCTTCTCCCGAATAACTCCTCCGGCATCGCGCATTCACCGTCTATTGACCGAACTCGATCCCCGCGAAGCCGCTCGCCTGTACGAGGCGACGATCCGGCGCGTCTTCGGAGTCGATCCACCCGGGATTCCACGCTTCGACCTCATCCTCCTCGGAATGGGTGCCGATGGGCACATCGCCTCGCTCTTCCCAGGAACGGCGGCGCTCGAGGAACAGCAACGGCTCGTCGTTGCGAACGAGGTACCGCAGTTGCAGGCGACACGCTTGACCTTCACGCCGCCCCTCCTCCGTGCCGCCAGGGCTATCCTGGTCCTCGTCACGGGTGAAGAGAAGGCTCCCGCAGTGCGGGATGCGCTCGAGGGGCCGATGGATCCCAAACGCCACCCGGCTCACCTGCTTCGCCAGGTTGATGGCCAGGTGCTCTGGATCCTCGATCGGGCAGCCGCCAGCCAACTGATCAGTCACCGCGAGAGCTGCGGTTCTTCTCAGCCGAACGCCGATCTCGCCTAG
- a CDS encoding bifunctional transaldolase/phosoglucose isomerase gives MMTNPLRQLALFGQSFWLDYLSRSLITSGELARLIEDDGLSGVTSNPTIFDKAIASTEEYDEEIGELAARGFSDEAIFEELAVHDVQKACDLLWLVYEASQGQDGFVSLELPPALADDTERTIAEARRLFAKIDRPNAMIKVPGTPAGIPAIEQLIADGVNVNVTLLFALDTYERVMEAYLRGIERRLAAGQAVDRIASVASFFVSRVDTAVDQRLDALLATVTDAEERARIESLKGKAAIANAKLAYQRFKRVFLQGERFARLRERGAQIQRILWASTSTKNPAYSDVMYVEHLIGPYTIQTMAPVTVEAYRDHGKPRANTVEEGLDEAERVLAALGQLGISYQEITQKLQREGVELFQASYESVLRRIAERRRSIITTSERLGSELARYGSDIERTIDALLAANTVERIWQRDASVWTDDTKRQRTISQRLGWLSIADEMRRHLQELESFQQEIRERRFTHLLLLGMGGSSLAPEVFQRVFGHDAEHPELQVLDTTNPDTIRRHRERLDPTRTLLLVSSKSGTTLETMSLAAYWFAELERELGDRAGQHLVVITDPGTPLEDWARSRQAWRIFLNPPDIGGRYSALSFFGLVPAAAIGLPLAALLDPVSAMAERLRRSTPENPGLWLGATLGTLAQLGRDKVTFVLEPAVAPLADWLEQLIAESTGKQATGLIPVVHEPHLAPEHYSNDRVFVTLDLALQPHTPTEALLKAIETLGHPVIRTRFWNLWELGAEMLRWEFAIAVAGKVLGIDPFDEPDVQASKDRTARLLAHYQQTGELVRPPAAFSEGSLSVGGTEASDLRSALTDLIGRIPPAGYLGLLAFIDPTPDTLELLHAIRQLLAERLRIPTILGIGPRYLHSTGQLFKGGPNTGAFIQLVSEPANDLPVPGQRYSFRTMFLAQAYGDYEALVSRGRPVLQISFRRDALEALEQLEQALVVTVH, from the coding sequence ATGATGACGAACCCGCTTCGACAACTCGCTCTCTTCGGTCAGAGTTTCTGGCTCGATTATTTGAGCCGTTCCTTGATCACCTCCGGCGAGTTGGCCCGACTGATCGAAGACGATGGGCTGAGCGGCGTGACGTCCAATCCCACGATCTTCGATAAAGCGATCGCGAGCACCGAAGAGTACGACGAGGAAATCGGCGAGCTGGCCGCGCGCGGATTCTCCGATGAGGCGATCTTCGAGGAACTCGCTGTCCACGACGTACAGAAAGCCTGTGACCTGTTGTGGCTCGTCTACGAGGCTTCCCAGGGGCAGGACGGCTTCGTTTCGCTCGAGTTACCTCCGGCGCTCGCCGATGATACCGAGCGCACCATCGCGGAAGCCCGGCGACTCTTCGCCAAGATCGACCGTCCCAACGCGATGATCAAGGTGCCCGGAACACCCGCTGGCATCCCCGCCATCGAGCAGTTGATCGCCGATGGTGTCAACGTCAATGTGACCTTGCTCTTCGCGCTGGATACTTACGAGCGTGTCATGGAGGCGTACCTGCGCGGGATCGAGCGCCGCCTCGCAGCGGGGCAAGCAGTCGACCGCATCGCGTCGGTGGCCAGCTTCTTCGTCTCTCGCGTCGACACCGCGGTCGACCAGCGGCTGGACGCCTTGCTCGCCACGGTGACGGATGCCGAAGAGCGGGCACGCATCGAGTCCTTGAAGGGCAAAGCCGCGATCGCCAATGCCAAGCTGGCTTACCAGCGCTTCAAACGAGTGTTCCTGCAAGGAGAGCGATTCGCCCGCTTGCGCGAACGTGGCGCGCAAATCCAACGGATCCTGTGGGCCAGCACCTCCACCAAGAATCCGGCCTATTCCGACGTGATGTATGTCGAGCACCTGATCGGCCCCTACACCATTCAGACGATGGCACCGGTGACCGTCGAGGCCTATCGCGACCACGGTAAACCGCGAGCGAACACGGTCGAGGAAGGCTTGGACGAAGCTGAACGCGTTTTGGCCGCCCTCGGACAACTGGGGATCTCCTACCAGGAGATCACGCAGAAGCTCCAACGCGAGGGAGTGGAGTTGTTCCAAGCATCGTACGAAAGCGTCTTGCGTCGCATCGCCGAGCGGCGACGGAGCATCATCACCACGAGCGAACGCCTGGGCAGCGAACTCGCTCGCTACGGATCAGATATCGAGCGGACGATCGACGCACTCCTCGCAGCGAATACGGTCGAAAGGATCTGGCAACGCGACGCCAGTGTTTGGACCGACGATACGAAACGGCAGCGAACGATCAGTCAGCGACTCGGTTGGCTCTCCATCGCTGACGAAATGCGGCGACACCTCCAGGAGTTGGAGAGCTTTCAACAGGAGATCCGCGAACGCCGCTTCACGCATCTGCTTCTACTCGGCATGGGTGGCAGCAGTCTGGCGCCCGAAGTGTTCCAGCGTGTGTTCGGCCATGATGCCGAGCACCCCGAACTCCAGGTTCTCGATACGACCAATCCTGACACGATTCGCCGGCATCGTGAACGCCTCGACCCCACCCGTACGCTCCTTCTCGTCAGTTCGAAGTCGGGAACGACACTGGAGACGATGAGCCTGGCTGCCTATTGGTTCGCCGAGCTCGAGCGAGAGTTGGGCGATCGCGCCGGCCAGCATCTGGTCGTCATCACCGATCCCGGCACACCGCTCGAGGACTGGGCACGCAGCCGGCAAGCCTGGCGCATCTTCCTCAACCCACCGGACATCGGTGGTCGCTACAGCGCACTATCCTTCTTCGGTTTAGTGCCAGCAGCTGCGATCGGCTTACCCCTCGCAGCACTGCTGGATCCCGTTTCGGCCATGGCAGAGCGCCTCCGCCGCTCCACACCGGAGAATCCTGGCCTCTGGCTCGGAGCCACGCTCGGTACTCTCGCGCAACTCGGGCGCGACAAGGTCACGTTCGTGCTCGAACCAGCGGTCGCTCCGTTGGCTGATTGGCTGGAACAGTTGATCGCAGAGAGTACCGGCAAGCAAGCGACTGGGCTCATCCCAGTTGTCCATGAACCCCACCTCGCTCCCGAGCACTACAGCAACGACCGCGTCTTCGTGACCTTGGACCTGGCCTTGCAGCCGCACACGCCAACGGAAGCGCTGCTCAAGGCGATCGAGACGCTGGGGCATCCCGTCATCCGCACCCGATTCTGGAACCTCTGGGAACTCGGTGCTGAGATGCTGCGGTGGGAGTTCGCCATCGCCGTGGCTGGGAAGGTCCTCGGCATCGACCCCTTCGACGAGCCGGATGTCCAAGCATCCAAGGATCGCACCGCACGGCTGCTCGCTCATTACCAGCAAACCGGTGAACTCGTCCGGCCACCGGCCGCGTTCAGTGAGGGCTCGCTCAGCGTCGGAGGCACGGAAGCCAGCGATCTGCGCAGTGCGCTCACCGATCTCATCGGACGTATTCCGCCGGCCGGCTACCTCGGCCTTCTCGCCTTCATCGACCCGACACCCGATACCCTCGAGCTGCTCCATGCTATCCGTCAACTCCTGGCTGAACGCCTCCGCATCCCGACCATCCTCGGGATCGGACCGCGCTACCTCCATTCGACCGGACAGCTCTTCAAGGGTGGTCCGAACACCGGTGCTTTCATCCAACTCGTGAGCGAACCGGCGAATGATCTCCCCGTGCCTGGCCAACGCTACAGTTTTCGGACGATGTTCCTAGCTCAGGCATACGGTGACTACGAAGCACTCGTGAGTCGAGGACGGCCGGTTCTCCAGATCAGCTTCCGGAGGGATGCACTCGAAGCGCTGGAGCAACTCGAGCAAGCGCTCGTCGTGACGGTGCACTGA
- a CDS encoding nitroreductase family deazaflavin-dependent oxidoreductase: MSERPPTLVRHRPRGLLRLAFKLPVYLYRGPLASLLAWRCVILLTTIGRKTGLPRRTAVSAMRLDDRFIVFAGFAGVRADWYRNLLAHPEVVVRAGNQCWRATARVVLDPAERRALMTQMAEYSRRCGPPLVVRPLLRLLHIFDYDAEIAFALAHAEELPVVELRPHSQIPCS, from the coding sequence GTGAGCGAACGCCCACCCACGCTCGTTCGACATCGGCCACGCGGCCTCCTTCGCCTCGCTTTCAAGTTGCCGGTCTACCTGTATCGCGGACCGTTGGCGAGCCTCCTCGCCTGGCGGTGCGTGATTCTCCTCACCACCATCGGCCGCAAGACCGGCTTGCCTCGGCGCACGGCGGTCAGCGCGATGCGCCTGGATGACCGCTTCATCGTCTTCGCCGGCTTCGCGGGCGTACGTGCCGACTGGTACCGCAACCTGCTCGCTCACCCGGAGGTGGTGGTTCGTGCAGGGAACCAGTGTTGGCGTGCCACGGCCCGCGTGGTGCTCGATCCAGCCGAGCGTCGCGCCTTGATGACACAGATGGCCGAGTACTCCCGACGCTGCGGCCCCCCGCTGGTCGTCCGCCCTCTGCTTCGTCTTTTGCATATCTTCGACTATGACGCCGAGATCGCGTTTGCTCTCGCGCACGCTGAAGAACTACCCGTCGTCGAACTTCGACCACACAGCCAGATCCCTTGTTCATAG
- the zwf gene encoding glucose-6-phosphate dehydrogenase yields the protein MTITTAQNPLREGLRFERLPDPCIMVIFGASGDLTHRKLIPALYNLAYDGLLPPGFSVVGYARRPYTDEEFRQEMRAAVERFSRRQPIDPDVWETFAQGLFYFAADFHDASAYPKLGELLERIDRDRGTVGNRIYYLATPPDAYETITQLLGENGLSRPNRPGSWVRLIVEKPFGHDLESAIALNEHLLRYFREDQIYRIDHYLGKETVQNILALRFANGIFEPIWNRNYIDHVQITVAETIGIEGRGGYYDRAGALRDMVQNHMLQLLSVVAMEPPIAFEADPVRDEKVKALRAIRPIRPEEVNELTVRGQYGPGFIAGRPVPGYREEPRVAPNSLTETYVALKLFIDNWRWADVPFYLRTGKRLPRRVTEIAIQFKRVPHPLFKGMITAGVEPNWLVIRIQPDEGVSLNIAAKVPGPRIRLRTVTMGFLYGTSFLVPTPDAYERLLLDCMLGDSTLFTRRDETEAAWVPITQILRGWAEAPPPEFPNYDAGTWGPPEAEQFIARDGRRWRRP from the coding sequence ATGACCATCACGACAGCCCAGAATCCGCTCCGCGAAGGTCTCCGCTTCGAGCGATTGCCTGACCCGTGCATCATGGTCATCTTCGGGGCATCGGGCGACCTCACCCATCGCAAGCTCATACCGGCGCTGTACAACCTCGCTTATGACGGACTGCTCCCACCGGGCTTCTCGGTCGTCGGCTATGCCCGCCGACCCTACACGGACGAGGAGTTCCGGCAGGAAATGCGCGCTGCCGTCGAGCGCTTCTCGCGCCGCCAGCCGATCGATCCGGATGTCTGGGAAACGTTCGCTCAGGGTCTCTTCTATTTCGCGGCCGACTTCCATGACGCTTCAGCCTACCCCAAGCTCGGCGAACTGCTCGAGCGGATCGATCGGGATCGCGGAACGGTCGGGAACCGGATCTATTATCTGGCGACCCCACCTGACGCCTACGAGACGATCACGCAACTGCTCGGGGAAAATGGCCTCTCCCGCCCGAACCGGCCGGGAAGCTGGGTTCGGTTGATCGTCGAGAAGCCCTTCGGACACGATTTGGAGAGCGCGATCGCGCTCAACGAGCATCTCCTACGGTACTTCCGCGAGGACCAGATCTACCGAATAGATCATTACCTCGGCAAGGAGACAGTCCAAAACATTCTCGCGCTCCGCTTCGCCAACGGCATCTTCGAGCCGATCTGGAACCGCAACTACATCGATCATGTGCAGATCACCGTCGCCGAGACGATCGGCATCGAAGGTCGGGGAGGGTATTACGACCGGGCTGGTGCGTTGCGCGACATGGTCCAAAACCATATGCTCCAGCTTCTGAGCGTTGTCGCCATGGAGCCACCGATCGCGTTCGAGGCCGATCCCGTCCGCGACGAGAAGGTCAAAGCACTGCGCGCTATTCGGCCGATCCGCCCCGAGGAGGTGAACGAGCTCACGGTGCGGGGGCAATACGGGCCCGGATTCATCGCCGGTCGTCCGGTACCAGGCTACCGCGAAGAGCCGCGGGTGGCGCCGAACTCGTTGACCGAGACCTATGTCGCTCTCAAGCTCTTCATCGACAACTGGCGCTGGGCCGACGTTCCCTTCTACTTGCGCACCGGGAAGCGACTACCGCGTCGCGTGACCGAAATCGCCATCCAGTTCAAGCGAGTACCGCATCCCCTGTTCAAGGGCATGATCACCGCAGGCGTCGAACCGAACTGGCTGGTCATCCGTATTCAGCCCGACGAGGGTGTCTCGCTGAACATCGCCGCCAAGGTTCCCGGTCCACGGATTCGCTTGCGTACGGTCACGATGGGATTTCTCTACGGCACTTCGTTCCTGGTGCCAACACCGGACGCGTACGAGCGGCTCCTCCTCGACTGCATGCTCGGCGATTCCACCCTCTTCACGCGGCGGGACGAGACGGAGGCCGCCTGGGTGCCGATCACGCAGATCCTCCGCGGGTGGGCGGAGGCCCCTCCGCCGGAGTTTCCCAATTACGACGCTGGTACGTGGGGACCGCCCGAAGCGGAGCAGTTCATTGCGCGCGACGGTCGCCGTTGGCGACGTCCCTAG
- a CDS encoding glucose-6-phosphate dehydrogenase assembly protein OpcA, protein MSTVPPPTLPFDIDAIERELARLWQSAPLTDRRNELALSRTSVLTLFVHAPDRERAEWARDIISRLSTHHPSRVVLLVAVPREHLTEPAISIQCNLGLAERYAPCYEQITITLPVDHLVLLPSILMALALPDLPAFLWWLGPLPCHERRFIPVTRAVDRLIFDSLESRHPLEDLIATRRLVQQVSRTTAVSDLNWARLGPWQETTARMFDIEHCRWALEAITTVEVHYGHWPEHSVRNPTQALLYLGWLASRLGWRSTTVLPEGDGWAFSARAPDQRSIACTILPENCPQPFHGQLLRARFVAQHDRDAASFSIELSGQNGATVRLRAHDRNHCLLEHAFHHNLLEMQRLLIGELQETGPDWLYEQALDEATGFAVEIRKLAKT, encoded by the coding sequence GTGTCTACTGTCCCCCCGCCGACGCTTCCTTTCGATATCGACGCCATCGAGCGCGAACTCGCTCGTCTCTGGCAGTCCGCACCACTCACTGATCGCCGGAACGAGCTCGCCCTCAGCCGCACCAGTGTCCTGACCCTTTTCGTGCATGCTCCCGATAGGGAACGCGCCGAGTGGGCACGCGACATCATCTCGCGACTCTCGACGCACCACCCGTCCCGCGTCGTGCTGCTCGTCGCCGTCCCGCGCGAACACTTGACCGAACCAGCGATCAGTATCCAATGCAACCTCGGGTTAGCTGAGCGCTACGCACCATGCTACGAGCAGATCACCATCACCTTGCCGGTCGATCATCTCGTCCTGCTCCCCAGCATCCTCATGGCGCTCGCCTTGCCTGACCTCCCGGCATTTCTCTGGTGGTTGGGACCGCTTCCCTGTCACGAGCGACGGTTCATTCCGGTCACGCGAGCGGTCGATCGTCTGATTTTCGACTCCCTGGAAAGTCGTCACCCATTGGAGGATCTCATCGCCACGCGCCGGCTCGTTCAACAGGTCTCGCGCACCACAGCCGTTTCCGATCTGAACTGGGCACGACTGGGCCCCTGGCAGGAGACGACCGCCCGGATGTTCGATATCGAGCACTGCCGCTGGGCCCTCGAGGCGATCACGACTGTCGAAGTGCACTACGGGCACTGGCCAGAGCACAGCGTGCGCAACCCGACCCAGGCTTTGCTCTACCTCGGCTGGCTGGCCAGCCGTCTCGGTTGGCGTTCGACGACGGTGCTCCCGGAAGGCGATGGCTGGGCCTTCTCCGCTCGTGCACCTGACCAGCGCTCGATCGCTTGCACCATCCTGCCGGAAAACTGTCCGCAACCATTTCACGGTCAGTTGCTTCGCGCTCGGTTCGTCGCGCAACATGACCGGGATGCCGCGAGCTTTTCGATCGAGTTGAGCGGGCAAAACGGCGCCACGGTTCGCCTCCGGGCCCACGACCGCAACCACTGTTTATTGGAACACGCATTCCATCACAATTTGCTCGAGATGCAACGGCTCCTCATCGGCGAACTCCAGGAGACTGGGCCGGATTGGCTCTACGAGCAGGCTCTCGACGAAGCGACAGGCTTCGCAGTGGAGATCCGCAAACTGGCCAAAACCTGA
- the gnd gene encoding phosphogluconate dehydrogenase (NAD(+)-dependent, decarboxylating) — MELAIVGLGRMGSNMARRLLRGGHRVVVHNRSPEPITVLEQEGAIGAYTPEDTVQALTPPRVVWLMVPAGDPTEQVLRRFADLLQPGDILVDGGNAYWKDSVRRAAALQERGIRFLDIGTSGGIWGLEYGYCLMVGGDESAFRHLEPALATLAPENGYRYLGPAGAGHFAKMVHNGIEYGLMQAYAEGFEILERSPYRYDLAELAALWNRGSVIRSWLLELSERAFRRDPTLATIRGYVEDSGEGRWTVLTAIEEDVPAPVITLSLQMRFRSRQEDSFAAKVVAALRREFGGHAVKSAEQESTGASP, encoded by the coding sequence ATGGAACTCGCCATCGTGGGACTCGGTCGAATGGGGAGCAACATGGCTCGCCGCTTGCTCCGCGGCGGCCACCGGGTAGTGGTCCACAATCGAAGTCCGGAACCGATCACTGTCCTGGAGCAGGAGGGAGCGATCGGTGCCTATACGCCGGAAGACACCGTCCAGGCGCTCACTCCGCCACGCGTCGTCTGGCTGATGGTGCCCGCCGGCGACCCCACGGAACAGGTGCTCCGGCGCTTCGCTGACCTTTTGCAACCCGGCGATATCCTGGTCGATGGTGGAAACGCCTACTGGAAAGACTCCGTACGGCGCGCCGCAGCACTGCAGGAGCGCGGTATCCGGTTCCTGGACATCGGAACGAGTGGGGGAATCTGGGGACTCGAGTACGGGTACTGTCTGATGGTCGGCGGTGACGAGTCCGCCTTTCGTCACCTCGAGCCTGCTCTCGCAACACTGGCTCCCGAGAACGGCTACCGGTATCTCGGACCAGCCGGAGCCGGTCATTTCGCCAAGATGGTGCACAACGGTATCGAGTATGGTCTCATGCAGGCCTATGCCGAGGGCTTCGAGATCCTCGAACGATCCCCTTATCGGTACGATCTCGCCGAACTCGCTGCTCTTTGGAATCGGGGCAGCGTCATCCGCTCCTGGCTATTGGAACTGAGCGAGCGGGCCTTCCGCCGGGACCCGACACTCGCCACGATCCGCGGTTACGTCGAAGACTCGGGCGAGGGGCGTTGGACCGTTTTGACAGCGATCGAAGAGGACGTGCCTGCACCAGTGATCACCCTCTCGCTCCAAATGCGCTTCCGCTCGCGTCAGGAAGATTCTTTCGCCGCCAAGGTCGTCGCGGCCCTGCGCCGCGAGTTCGGGGGACACGCAGTCAAATCAGCTGAGCAAGAGTCGACTGGAGCGAGTCCATGA
- a CDS encoding AMP-binding protein codes for MPVPAWEPTAAEFSRSRLQRFLALLGFRSVDELRQHAANDPAWYWDAALRDLDIRWLSPPTQILDLSQGLPWATFFPDAVYNYVADALSRWGTENRPALVWEGDDGRTVVLSYRDIATAVPRLAAGLAALGVQPGDRVGLFLPMIPETALAMLALGWLGAIVVPVFSGFGPEAVATRLRDAEATVLITADAFPRRGQLVHLKEIADRAVAECPRIQHVVVVRRSGSPVSWTPTRDRWWDDLADSSSGMLPATATAANTPFMLIYTSGTTGRPKGTVHVQAGFPLKAAHDLAFCFDVQPLDRVFWLTDIGWMMGPWLIQGTLLLGATVVLYEGTPDWPVPDRLWRLVATHGITVLGLTPTVVRALMARGAAPTAQHDLSSLRAFGSTGEPWNPSPWWWLFETVGNRQHPIINYTGGTEIGGGILACTTIEPQVPCSFTGPVPGMAADVVDENGQPVRGRVGELVIRQPWVGMTRGFWRDPERYLATYWSRWPDLWVHGDWALIDDGYWFILGRSDDTLKIAGKRLGPAEVESIAVSHPAVQEAAAIGIPDPVKGEALVLFCVARSGIQPSERLAAEISDLIAQQLGKPLRPQRVYFVSDLPRTRNAKIMRRVIRAAYLGQDAGDISALENPAAVAEIAVLGRAAGVEDKTEGKDR; via the coding sequence ATGCCTGTGCCGGCTTGGGAACCGACCGCAGCAGAGTTCAGCCGCAGTCGGCTGCAACGCTTTCTCGCGCTCCTCGGGTTCCGCTCCGTGGACGAGCTCCGCCAGCACGCCGCCAACGATCCAGCCTGGTACTGGGACGCCGCGCTGCGCGATCTGGATATCCGCTGGCTCAGTCCGCCGACTCAGATTCTCGACCTTTCGCAAGGCCTACCCTGGGCGACCTTCTTCCCTGACGCTGTCTACAACTATGTCGCTGACGCGCTGAGCCGGTGGGGAACCGAGAACCGTCCCGCTCTCGTTTGGGAAGGTGATGACGGCCGCACGGTCGTGCTCTCTTACCGCGACATCGCGACTGCTGTGCCCCGACTCGCCGCTGGTTTGGCCGCTCTGGGAGTTCAACCGGGGGACCGCGTCGGCCTCTTCCTCCCGATGATCCCCGAAACGGCTTTGGCCATGCTGGCGCTGGGCTGGCTCGGCGCGATCGTCGTTCCGGTCTTCTCCGGCTTCGGCCCCGAGGCGGTAGCGACCCGCTTGCGCGACGCCGAGGCAACGGTCTTGATCACCGCCGATGCCTTCCCGCGTCGGGGTCAGCTCGTCCATCTCAAAGAGATCGCCGATCGCGCTGTCGCTGAATGTCCCAGGATCCAGCATGTCGTCGTGGTGCGGCGCAGCGGCTCTCCCGTTTCCTGGACACCGACGCGCGATCGATGGTGGGACGACCTGGCAGACAGCTCCTCCGGGATGCTCCCCGCCACAGCCACTGCAGCCAACACTCCCTTCATGCTCATCTACACTTCTGGCACCACTGGACGACCGAAGGGAACCGTCCACGTCCAGGCAGGCTTTCCCCTCAAAGCAGCCCACGATCTCGCCTTCTGCTTCGATGTCCAACCGCTCGATCGCGTCTTTTGGCTGACCGATATCGGCTGGATGATGGGTCCCTGGCTCATCCAAGGGACACTGCTGCTCGGCGCCACCGTTGTCTTGTACGAGGGCACTCCCGATTGGCCTGTGCCGGACCGACTGTGGCGTCTCGTCGCGACTCACGGCATCACGGTGCTCGGTCTCACGCCGACGGTCGTTCGCGCGCTCATGGCCCGCGGTGCTGCACCGACTGCACAGCACGATCTCTCGAGTCTGCGCGCCTTCGGTTCGACCGGTGAGCCCTGGAATCCGTCTCCCTGGTGGTGGCTCTTCGAAACCGTGGGGAACCGCCAACATCCCATCATCAATTACACCGGCGGGACGGAGATCGGTGGTGGCATCCTCGCCTGCACCACGATCGAGCCACAAGTCCCGTGTTCCTTCACTGGACCGGTACCCGGAATGGCTGCCGACGTCGTCGACGAGAATGGTCAACCGGTGCGTGGGCGCGTCGGAGAACTTGTCATTCGGCAACCTTGGGTCGGTATGACACGCGGCTTCTGGCGCGATCCGGAACGCTATCTCGCCACGTACTGGTCGCGCTGGCCCGACCTTTGGGTACACGGCGACTGGGCGCTTATCGACGACGGCTATTGGTTCATCCTCGGACGATCGGACGACACGCTGAAAATCGCGGGAAAGCGTCTGGGACCGGCGGAAGTGGAATCGATCGCCGTCTCGCACCCGGCCGTCCAAGAAGCAGCAGCGATCGGTATCCCCGATCCGGTCAAAGGGGAAGCGTTAGTCCTTTTCTGTGTTGCTCGAAGCGGTATCCAACCGTCAGAACGACTAGCCGCGGAGATCAGCGATCTCATCGCTCAGCAGCTCGGCAAACCGCTTCGGCCGCAGCGGGTGTACTTCGTGTCCGATCTGCCTCGAACACGCAATGCCAAGATCATGCGCCGGGTGATCCGCGCCGCTTATCTCGGCCAGGATGCGGGAGACATTTCCGCGCTCGAGAATCCGGCTGCAGTCGCCGAGATCGCTGTACTCGGTCGGGCCGCCGGTGTCGAGGACAAAACGGAAGGGAAAGACCGGTGA